DNA from Eucalyptus grandis isolate ANBG69807.140 chromosome 5, ASM1654582v1, whole genome shotgun sequence:
cactaaagtttggcagtcttcagactttgacacggcagttttcagactttgacacagaagtttggaaatcttcagaatatactttggacatatgttacgttcagtttTCTGGttgtcttcacactttgacaatatcctttacatgttctatcatctgcatggtctattacttaaccattaaacatgttagtagcctttgatttattttgtcatcttcaaaacatcataaggaagggatttccctaacacagtttgcatgaattttttttttcttttttaaacaaatCGTTTATAAGAAAAGCTCGTCTTGTGTTACTCTAGCCAAGGTGAGATCCACTTTAGTGTTTTGAATGGCTCCATTAGAAATCATGGATGATGTAAAAATTGcggaaatggagagaaattaTCTCTTACAACATTTTGTAATTAAACATAAAAAGGGTGAAAAAGTGATGATTAAAATTCCTAATTAAGTTTTCTAAATAGGACTTATTCATCCTCTCGAATGCACTATGTCCGACAAGAACATACATGCACGCATGATTCGTGTGAAAACTGAACGACAACGTTCGAAGTTTTATGTCTAGAAGAGTATTGGGAGTAATGAGAATATACCTAAATTACTGTGcttgaaattttaaaagagTAAATGAATGTTTTGCTATTATTGAAAAAGATGTACCATCTAGGTACAAGCACATGTAGCAAGTGATTACGAAAAATAATGGGGGAATAGAACTAGCCAAGACGGTCTTGAATTTTGCGACAGTGAATAAGCAATATgtgaattgataaattgatgGTAATCAATGCAGGCATGAATGGATTCCATGGCACCAAAGAAAGTTTGCCAAAAATAATTGATCTGCTTCTATAGTAGTCTCTTATTGTCCATCACCCACTCAATTACGGTAAAAGTGTTTTGATCTTCTCTAGTCTGCTTTTTAGTATTCCAATACTCAAAATCAATAATGTGGAATTTTGTAGAATCACTGTCAATCactttaaaagtttaagctattaaataaatataaaatttaatatctaaatattctaacatttaAAATACTGATttgaattaaaatcaaattgacaaagAGACTGGGTCTTCCCTCGAAGGCATAGATGCTCGTAGTAGAACCTCCACttgatttgaattaaaaatcACCCGGTACCCCTCGATCTTCAGTAATAACACGTTCTTCGATATGTTCACCTTATGCTACTCGATAACTCCAAGCCAATTGATATCCTTAAGCTCGCTCTCCCGACTGTTCACCTTTAGGTTTATCATAACTTCTACAACATCGAGCTTGTGAGTGCCGAATACttcaaatgtcaaaacttgacatGAGTGGACACTtaaatgacaaaatttctaaaaggtatacttaagtgctaaaattggagaagaaatgaacacttagagcgcgtttggtaacgattctgttcccgggagtagattctgattggaactgattcttttttattctgttctcgggaactgattctaagcattttaagccgtttggtaactgttcaaaatttctgattctagaatagaattgcgtttggtaccatgctcattaattctgttccaaatcattttttttaatttttaaataaattttttactttttttttctttactttttcattttttccttttctttttcctttttttttctttttctttttcctttttttcttttctttttttcctttttctcatcttcttcttctttcttgaggTCGGTCGCCGGAcggcgaccggccagacgagggccggcgacctcactggagcgtcgccggccctcggcgaacctcgcctggccaccggtggggctgggcaagcctcgggGCTGGGCATcgtgaggcttgcctagcccctGCCCAGCCccagtgaggctcggcctcaccggaccAGCGgctggcggcggcggacggcggcgggtggcgggcggcggcgacggacggtggacggtggcgggcggtggtggatgGCGATCGCGAGATGgttgaagggaagaaggagggttcttgattttgattttcaaattcgttcccggaacaagaatcaactttttttttgttcttgattctattcccaatctgttctcgggaacaaacccaggaacaaaatttttaccaaacacgattctaGGCTCAAActgattccgggaacaaagaatcataatttggccctgtttggatggttaccaaacagggccttaatACCACTTATGAGAATTTTCTACCAAATTACTGATGTGGCATCTTCTAGAGACATTTTTTACCGACCTagcaattattttaaaaaaattatctacgtgGATAGGACAAACGTTAAGGGACATCGTTTTGGTGTGGTTGATAGGCGACGTTGTTTAACGTATCGAATCAAGCACCGTCTCATGCTCACCATCCTTCTCGTGCTCGATTCTTCATGCTCGGTCGCCGTTCTCATTGAGGCTCCATTGCTGCTTGGCGTTCACTAATAGTCACTCGTTGGTTGCCATTGTTGCTCGCCATCGTCACTAAGGTCTAGGTGTTGGTGTTTGCACCAGTACCTTGCAGCAGCACACAACCACCACAAAggtggctggtggtggtggtggatagTGGTGGGAGTGTAAATGATTCGGTTTGTTTggaaaaccgaaccgataagaaaatttattgaaccAAACTGAAATCCAATCTGAAACGAAATCAAAGCAAACCAAATCAGTTTTTACTTtcgtgtttgtttttttttcctacataCACCCCTttccataatttaaaaaaaaaaatcgattttttaaattatcttttattcttttttttcttcttcttcttcttcaatggcCCGTCGTTGGCCACGGTGGTGGttggcgaccggctagaggcgAGTTTGAGCCCGCCGGATTCGGTGAgctaggcaaggctcaagcctcactggAGGTCACTAGAAGGTTTCGGCGACCTTCaatgaggctcgagcctcgcttagatggctagatctaggtgaggctcaagcttgcCGGCATCAGGGGAGCTTGGCCTTGTCGGCCTGTGGGGAGGTTAGAGCTCACCTCTGGCTAGTCACCGATCGCCACTATGGCTGGCGACcgatcaatgaagaagaagaagaaaaaaataacatatcTCTTGGAAATATTCACCTTTCAAGAATCATAATCACCTTTTATGATTAACCGTCACTTTTTTTATGTCAACAATCACTTATTTTCATATGCAACAAttgctttttattattattattataacaaACTGTTTCAACAACTCCCACTCAGTTTGCATTCTATACTGATTTACATTAGTTCATACGTATAAGAAGGTATCTATTACGATTTTGAATCTTCAATTAGTGTAAACAATTCCATTAGCGAAATTAGTGATAGATAAAACTTTTTGAACCATGATTTCATGAGCTAGAGGTGATCAACGGACAGGCTGGCGGCCCATCTGGCTCATCCAAGCCCCCTAGGCTCGAGAAGTAAATGGACTGACTTGAGCAATGCTCTTGCATGATCCAAGCCCCATTGGCCGGAAAATTACTATATGAACTAGGAAAATGTTTGTGCATTGCACGGGTTTACAACTATATTTGTTAGATTATTCTAAATGCTGGTGTAGACGTGAATATTGGCaaaacaaatataataatatgcATAAAATTACAAGACAATCAATGTGGCGCCCCTGATAGTTCTTTGATTCGCGTATAAGCTCAAACTTTATACCTTTCATGTATTTAAGTATTAAAAATGCTTAACTTGGAAGATAATTTATGATTTCAAATTCCACACCAGGATTTCTAACTTTTCGATAATTTTAACACTACCAGTCCCAATAGAAATGCAAACACTTAATCCATAATAGACATACAAACCGGGCAATGTTTTCAACCATTCTTGATTAAATAAAACTTCTTCTATATATACTTGACCGAAATGGGTTGCAAGCATAATGTTATATTTTGTCGGTCTGTCCATGATGGGGTGTATTTAAGAGGCATCGATTCGTCTTGATGTAATGTGATTGAGAGGTACCCTTTGGATATGAATAATTATCTTCCTAGGAAGTATAAAAAAGATTATTTCGAAGATAACTAACTAATGGACAAAAAGAGAGAACGTTTCAGAAAGAGAACGGTTCCTtcttcacctctctctctcactccatCAAAGAACGACGCAAGAAAGCTTCCGTTTATATTTTGAGAAGACAATCGATATTAACATTGTGAAATGAGAATTCTTTCCTTATGATTATATTTGGACCATAGTGAAGTTGTTTTGTTCATCGTTTGCTTGTGATTCAATGTATATTCATAGGTAATTTGCTTGTTATGTATCAAAGAGGTTAGTCGGTTTCTTTCCACGGACCTTTTTCCTACACATACACATcactcctattttttttttttttttttttttatgaagctTGCGTGTGTGCGCCATGCCCATAACCTTTAACTAGATGCAGCAAATTACGTCACAGATCCATATTTTAACTCattttaaatgggttgggtaGTATACGGATTGCCTAAGATTTAAGACATGGGTGGGAATTGGTCAATGGAGCAAAACCCAATTGGTGATGGCTCTAGCGGGTCTCGAAAAAATCCACTTTCAACCCGTATAATAACCCTTGCCTACGGCGATGAGCCAGAGTCTACAGAAGAGTAAGTTGGGCGCGGGCTCGGGGCCGCCCGGATGGAAGATGACCCTGCCCTGGGCGGTAGTCAATAGACACCGGACCAATCGTAGGTTATTCGATCCCACTCTAGTCTTCAAACTTTTGGTTTTAGGTCTTTGTAAATTCCAACAAGAAAAGTTCTGGCTCTAGGCAATCGATTCTTGCTTCTAAGTTTAGACGACTATGCTTGCATTGTCTTTAATTGAGATTCGATTTGGCGAGTTGGGGAGTATGGTATTGACTATAGATCTACGATGACTTGGAATTTGAGGGGATGATTAGGCCGTGAAACTTTTCTACTTCTTTGTAAGTTTTTGAACATTTAGGTTCTTCCATGTTGTATATTTTATTTACTAACATCTTATATATATTGTCAATTCACTTATGtaatttgatataaaaatttatttaagcaACATTTTCACATGAGGAACTTCAAGTGGGTTAAATTGGTGGGTTTGAGTTTTGATAGATTGAGTTGATTATGGACGTGCTCAGTAACAAGGGTCCGGTTAGATCAGGTTACATTGAACGTGAGTTGTTAAAATTGGTACATAAAAAATGTGATAGCATGgattaaatgagttaatttgaGTCAGATTCATTTTTGATTCACACAAAACCCAACCCAACTCATCACAGGTCTGCTATTAATTATACAATAAGAAATAATTGGgtgacaatttttaatctaCCGTGAAAAGGGTTTTACTAGCATAATAGTTTTTGGATtatacaaattcttgaaggagtgacaatttataatgattttttatttaatttttacgGTTCATAATatattgttattctcataataaataaagaatgCCATTTAATCATTTCTCCATCATCAATCAAAGTTACGGGGGAAAACATTTCTAGTTTGTTTTGCCAAAAACTTTCACCCCAGCATCATTGAATCCAAAGGGTTTGCTCGATCTATCAGATCATTCACACATCTCCATGTCTCTCCCTCTTTTCCTTCATATTTTTTTGCACGGTGTCTTTACCGTTTCATGATAGAGATGAAGGTCAATGATAAACTTTTCGGCCCCTACATAAAACTGAGCGTAGCATGCACGCAGTGAAGCATGTTGGGGTTTTACAGAACATGTATAGGCTAAAGAAACATAAATGCAGTGGAAGCAAAGATAAAATTCTATATAAATGTATCTCCAAAAGCGTTACtcatgcattttaataaaaaatcagaatatcAAAGGGGGTTATACGGATTACCTCTTGAAGCGCGCTTTAAACAATTTGATTCAAATGTTCTTCAGTTCGAGTCTCACAAACATCGAACCTCTAGTTCATACACACTACCAACACAccttaaacaaaaaagagaTTGCAGGTAATTGCCACTataattgtgctagcaatcttGTGGAGACAATCCTCTCCACGTGGTTAGCAACCGTTGCTAACCATgtagttctctctctttctctcttttattttcttaacccactcactctctctttgCTCTATATATATAATGTCCTGGTGAGTCACCATTTAACTTCCTATAGAAGCTGGTTTTTAACCTCTTAAAGAAGTTATTGACCACTTTTTTTAGAAACTAGTCTTTAACTTCTCAAATAAGTTATTGATTACTTCCACCAGAAGCTAGGTGAACTGTTGCTAACCATgtagttctctctctttctctcttttattttcttaacccactcactctctctttgCTCTATATATATAATGTCCTGGTGAGTCACCATTTAACTTCTTATAGAAGCTGGTTTTTAACCTCTTAAAGAAGTTATTGATTACTTTTTCCAGAAACTAGTCTTTAACTTCTCAAATAAGTTATTGATTACTTCCATCAGAAACTAGGTGAGCAAGAGAATAGCTCTTGTGAGTGGGCTGTGTTCATATGAGTGAATTGGTTATGGTGTGTAACATCCCTAAGTTCATCACTGAGGTGGCAATAAGatttgtactaacacattagtacttccaagAGAATTGATTGTCTTGATCAATCtctaggtcctacaagccatgattgacatcttGCAATATGTTATGGCTACCTAGACAGTGTaaatgctttaagaacataatgaacctatcAACTCTTGTTATAGTGTAATTCAGTCCATTTGTCTTATGTCCTGATTGAACAaaaaccatggaatatttgtcgagttaccaatttgatcatatgcATAAACCTAACTGATCTGCATTTTATACGAAACGTAAACAATTCATTCTCGGTTACAACTCCAGTCGAGGATTTTaatgcagtgtcacaattagattaCATAGATCATCATTACTATACCTTGTATATAAAAAGAGATAGATTCCATGTTGTGCACATGTGTAACTTTGTAAGTGAACGAGTTATGACCATTAGGTATAGAGACGGATCAATGAGCCGCCAATATGCATGCTCGTGAACCATAGCCGTCCaacacacaagttaacactgtgcctcaagtttaagaattatttacacaagaccaaagcatgaatgATTAGTCATTGACTGCAttaaaagcttccatgttggCAATCGTTCTATGTatgtcacgttcagtgaacttgtctgCTATAAGTACATGTGTTCTAACTCGGACATCATAATACCTAATGACTCATGACTTATCATTCCCCTAAGTATCtaatacttaatggtgaagcTAAGAACACATCAATCTCAATAGGATTATTAATATTCACTCAATGATCCATTGATCGGAAACAGTTTAAAGATTCGGTCTAACTATGAACCTGCCATGTATATTCTTAACGTCTCAAGAATAAGTTTAGTCACAACTAATTTTATGGAATTATTCATACATATAATTGgatgaatgaatgaatatgTTTTTGCCATTAATTTGACAACACAACTGAAGTTCCTAACATATAATTATTCCATGATGGCTTTAGGGCGTATAACTAACAAAGCATCCCCGGTCGGTTCAAACACAAGGGGCCACGTTCATCTCCATGGATCGAAGAACAGACCCTGCTTCTTGCCTTGTCCACGAATTCATTGCCGCAGCGAGAAGATCTCGCCACCCAAGTCACGATCATCTGTCCGTCTCTGACGGCAAAAGAACAAACGAagcaggaacaaaaaaataagataagcATTGAAAAGAAGGTCACGGCTCTCTCCGATTCGTCACCACAAACGTCACTCCATCCCTGCCTCATCCGTCTATTTATATGAATATAAGCTCCCACAACTTCACTGACATCCGTCCTCAATcccataaaaggaaaaaagattccAAAAACCACCCGCTCAGACGGGCCGCCGCCCACTGCTGCCGACCATGGCGCCACCCCACTTCCTCCTCGTCACATTCCCGGCGCAGGGCCACATCAACCCGGCCCTCCAGTTCGCCAAGCGCCTCCTCGGCAGCGGCGCCGAGGTGACTTTCGCCACCAGCATCTCTGCCTGCCGCCACATGTCCAAGGGCAGGGCCTCCCCGGAGGGCCTCCACTTCGCCGCCTTCTCTGACGGCTACGATGACGGGCTCAAGACGGGGGAcaacgtgtcacaattcatgtCCGAGCTCAGGCGCCGCGGCTCTGAGAAGCTCAAGGACCTCATCGCGTCGAAggtgggcgagggccgcccctACACCTGCTTGGTGTACAGCTTGCTTCTCCCGTGGGCTGCCGAGGTGGCACGCGAGTTCCGCGTGCCCTCGGCCCTCCTGTGGATTCAGCCCGCCACGGTCTTGGACATGTACTATTATTACTTCAACGGCTATGGcgaattcataaaaaataactgcatCGACCCTTCATGTTCGTTCGAGTTGCCGAGTCTCCCCTACAAGTTCACTAGCCGCGACTTGCCTTCATTTTTTGTGCCGGGCCGCTCGGACGCATACGCTCATGCAATGCCGATTTTTAAAGACCAGCTCGACGTGCTCAACCAAGAAAACAATCCAAGGATACTGGTGAATACCTTCGACTCGCTAGAGCCGGAGGCCTTGAGAGCGATCGACAGGTACAACTTGGTGGGGATAGGGCCGTTGATACCCTCGGCTTTCCTCGATGGGAAAGACCCGTCGGACACGTCCTTTGGGGGCGACCTCTTCCACAAGTCCAAGGACTACACGGATTGGCTGGACTCCATGGCCCAGGCGTCGGTCGTCTATGTGTCGTTTGGGAGCATCGCAGTGATATCGAAGAGGCAGGCAGAGGAGCTCGCGTGCGCGTTGCTTGACTGCGGGCGACCGTTCATGTGGGTCATAAGAGCAAAACAGAAcggagaggaagagaaggatgAGGATAGATTGAGCTGCATGCAGGAGTTGGAAGAGAAAGGAATGATAGTGCCGTGGTGTTCGCAGCTCGAGGTGTTGTCGCACCCATCGCTCGGGTGCTTTCTGTCGCACTGTGGGTGGAACTCAACCCTCGAGAGCCTCGCGCTGGGCGTCCCCATGGTGGCGTTCCCGCAGTGGACGGACCAGGGGACAAA
Protein-coding regions in this window:
- the LOC104414252 gene encoding crocetin glucosyltransferase, chloroplastic, with translation MAPPHFLLVTFPAQGHINPALQFAKRLLGSGAEVTFATSISACRHMSKGRASPEGLHFAAFSDGYDDGLKTGDNVSQFMSELRRRGSEKLKDLIASKVGEGRPYTCLVYSLLLPWAAEVAREFRVPSALLWIQPATVLDMYYYYFNGYGEFIKNNCIDPSCSFELPSLPYKFTSRDLPSFFVPGRSDAYAHAMPIFKDQLDVLNQENNPRILVNTFDSLEPEALRAIDRYNLVGIGPLIPSAFLDGKDPSDTSFGGDLFHKSKDYTDWLDSMAQASVVYVSFGSIAVISKRQAEELACALLDCGRPFMWVIRAKQNGEEEKDEDRLSCMQELEEKGMIVPWCSQLEVLSHPSLGCFLSHCGWNSTLESLALGVPMVAFPQWTDQGTNAKLIEDVWRTGVRVRPNGEGLVEAGEIRRCLETVMADGERREEVRRNAAKWKESAREVAREGGSSDRNLKAFIEEVGRGCSQC